Proteins encoded within one genomic window of Paenarthrobacter sp. JL.01a:
- the miaB gene encoding tRNA (N6-isopentenyl adenosine(37)-C2)-methylthiotransferase MiaB, whose product MSLTIPSPTAAPSPSAEPRTYQVRTFGCQMNVHDSERMAGLLEDAGYVPAEGDLADVVVFNTCAVRENADNKLYGNLGQLRQVKEANPGMQIAVGGCLAQKDRETIVRKAPWVDAVFGTHNVGALPALLNRARHNNEAQLEILESLDVFPSTLPTKRESVYSGWVSISVGCNNTCTFCIVPSLRGKEKDRRPGEILAEIQALVDDGVVEVTLLGQNVNSYGVEFGDRQAFSKLLRACGDIEGLERVRFTSPHPAAFTDDVIEAMAETPNVMPQLHMPLQSGSDRVLKDMRRSYRSSRFLGILDKVREQIPHAAITTDIIVGFPGETEEDFQATLDVVEKSRFSSAFTFQYSKRPGTPAAELPDQLPKAVVQERFERLTALQDRIAAEENAAQLGRQVEVLVTAQAGRKAGETHRLSGRSKDQRLVHFSVPNGAEAPRPGDFVTVTITEAAAFHLVADPATANDYVLRRSRAGDAWDRSQADSCGVPTPGASSGKTGVSLGMPALPARRA is encoded by the coding sequence GTGAGTTTGACCATTCCTTCCCCAACAGCAGCCCCTAGTCCTTCTGCTGAGCCCAGGACCTACCAGGTCCGGACCTTCGGCTGCCAGATGAATGTCCATGATTCAGAGCGCATGGCGGGCCTGCTTGAGGACGCCGGCTACGTGCCTGCCGAGGGCGACCTCGCCGACGTCGTGGTCTTCAACACCTGCGCCGTCCGCGAGAATGCGGACAACAAGCTCTACGGGAACCTGGGCCAGCTACGGCAGGTCAAAGAAGCCAACCCCGGTATGCAGATCGCTGTTGGGGGATGCCTGGCCCAGAAGGACCGCGAAACCATCGTCCGGAAGGCGCCATGGGTTGACGCTGTTTTTGGCACCCACAACGTTGGAGCGCTCCCGGCCCTCCTCAACCGCGCGCGGCACAACAATGAGGCCCAGCTCGAGATTCTGGAATCCCTGGATGTCTTTCCGTCCACGCTTCCTACCAAGCGCGAATCCGTGTATTCGGGGTGGGTTTCCATTTCCGTGGGATGTAACAACACGTGCACGTTCTGCATCGTGCCTTCCCTCCGCGGCAAGGAGAAGGACCGGCGTCCCGGCGAAATCCTTGCCGAGATCCAGGCCCTCGTTGACGACGGAGTAGTTGAAGTCACCCTTCTCGGACAGAACGTCAACTCGTACGGTGTCGAATTCGGCGACCGGCAGGCGTTCTCCAAACTCCTGCGTGCCTGTGGCGACATTGAAGGCCTCGAGCGGGTGCGTTTCACGAGTCCCCACCCCGCGGCGTTCACGGACGACGTCATTGAGGCCATGGCTGAGACCCCCAACGTTATGCCCCAGCTTCACATGCCCCTGCAGTCTGGATCTGACAGGGTACTCAAGGACATGCGCCGTTCGTACCGCTCCAGCCGTTTCCTGGGCATCCTGGACAAAGTGCGGGAGCAGATACCGCACGCCGCCATTACAACAGACATCATCGTGGGCTTCCCGGGTGAGACCGAGGAAGACTTCCAGGCAACGTTGGACGTCGTGGAGAAATCCCGGTTCTCCTCGGCCTTCACCTTCCAGTACTCCAAGCGTCCCGGTACACCGGCAGCTGAACTGCCGGACCAGCTGCCCAAAGCGGTGGTCCAGGAGCGTTTCGAACGGCTCACGGCTTTGCAGGACCGCATCGCTGCCGAGGAGAATGCGGCACAGCTTGGACGCCAGGTCGAGGTATTGGTGACAGCCCAGGCGGGCAGGAAAGCCGGGGAGACCCATCGTCTTTCCGGGCGGTCGAAAGACCAGAGGCTCGTGCACTTTTCCGTGCCGAACGGTGCGGAGGCTCCGCGCCCCGGTGACTTTGTCACCGTGACCATCACGGAGGCTGCGGCGTTCCACTTGGTGGCCGACCCCGCAACAGCCAATGATTATGTCCTGCGGCGTTCGCGCGCTGGAGATGCCTGGGACCGGTCCCAAGCCGACTCCTGCGGCGTCCCCACCCCCGGCGCTTCCAGCGGCAAGACCGGAGTGTCCTTGGGCATGCCGGCGCTGCCTGCCCGCCGCGCCTGA
- the miaA gene encoding tRNA (adenosine(37)-N6)-dimethylallyltransferase MiaA: MSHSRDARNSKHARPVIAVVGPTGSGKSDLGVNLAAALDGEVINADALQFYRGMDIGTAKISMEERKGIPHHLLDTLDVTEEASVADFQAECRAAIGDVHSRGKRAIVVGGSGLYVRAALDILEFPGTDPALRQSLEQEYETQGLAPLRARLEETDPVSAARLGDARRVIRALEVFGLTGRPFSSFMPQREYYQPAVQIGLSVDREELRERLARRVHRMVEAGLAEEVQRLDAQGLRKGKTASRALGYAQFLRVLDGDMDVPEAVEETIVSTRQFARRQLTWFRADPRISWLDWTDPDIVSKAVSLVGAHG, encoded by the coding sequence ATGTCGCATTCCCGGGACGCCCGGAACTCCAAGCATGCCCGGCCGGTCATCGCCGTCGTGGGGCCCACAGGTTCAGGCAAGTCGGATCTTGGCGTCAATCTTGCCGCGGCCCTCGACGGAGAAGTGATCAACGCCGATGCCCTGCAGTTCTACAGGGGCATGGACATCGGAACCGCGAAGATCAGCATGGAGGAGCGCAAGGGCATTCCACATCATCTCCTGGATACCCTCGACGTGACTGAGGAGGCCAGCGTGGCTGACTTCCAGGCCGAATGCCGCGCAGCCATTGGCGATGTCCACTCCCGCGGGAAGCGTGCCATCGTGGTGGGCGGATCGGGGCTTTATGTGCGCGCTGCACTGGATATCCTCGAGTTTCCGGGCACGGATCCCGCTTTGAGGCAGAGCCTCGAGCAGGAGTACGAAACACAGGGACTTGCTCCATTGAGGGCCCGGCTGGAGGAAACGGATCCCGTATCGGCCGCACGTCTTGGCGACGCGCGAAGGGTAATCCGCGCCCTTGAGGTTTTCGGACTCACGGGTCGCCCGTTCAGCTCCTTCATGCCCCAGCGCGAGTATTACCAGCCCGCCGTCCAGATCGGCTTGTCCGTGGACCGTGAAGAACTCAGGGAGCGCCTTGCCCGCCGCGTGCACCGGATGGTGGAGGCAGGCCTTGCCGAAGAGGTTCAGCGCCTCGACGCCCAGGGGTTGCGAAAGGGAAAGACGGCGTCGCGGGCCTTGGGCTATGCGCAGTTCCTCCGGGTCCTGGATGGCGACATGGACGTGCCGGAGGCAGTAGAGGAAACCATCGTCTCGACCAGGCAGTTTGCCCGCCGCCAGCTCACCTGGTTCCGCGCTGATCCGCGGATTTCCTGGCTGGACTGGACGGACCCGGACATCGTCTCCAAGGCAGTGTCGTTGGTTGGCGCCCACGGCTAG
- the dapF gene encoding diaminopimelate epimerase has protein sequence MDANAAVPTRQPAAAETTNATSSLAGLAFSKGHGTGNDFVLIADPGDAHEITAEQVAQLCNRHTGIGGDGLIRAVPSRFLPEGRALLEVDSAAEWFMDYRNGDGSLSEMCGNGVRVFVHFLSEQGLVDLGPGEILTIGTRGGVKKVVRTANGYAVDMGPWEFIFPDEATSKAMDALVSADGLEVARPGLSVSMGNPHTVVALAELSELSATQLFKAPVVDPKPANGTNVEFVVPAEPLVEDGVGTITMRVHERGVGETQSCGTGACAAAVAIRHWAGSTAPNDWHVNVPGGVVDVKFFPGAGGREHVELSGPAVIVASGTLS, from the coding sequence ATGGATGCAAACGCCGCAGTTCCCACCCGCCAGCCCGCTGCTGCCGAGACCACCAATGCCACATCAAGCCTGGCCGGATTGGCGTTTTCCAAGGGGCATGGAACCGGCAATGACTTTGTCCTGATTGCCGATCCCGGGGACGCACACGAAATCACTGCCGAGCAGGTTGCCCAACTGTGCAACCGCCACACCGGCATCGGCGGCGACGGCCTCATCCGAGCCGTTCCTTCCCGGTTCCTCCCGGAAGGCCGGGCGTTGTTGGAGGTGGATTCCGCAGCAGAGTGGTTCATGGACTACCGCAACGGCGATGGCTCCCTGTCAGAGATGTGTGGCAATGGCGTGCGGGTCTTTGTCCACTTCCTCAGCGAACAGGGCCTGGTGGACCTTGGCCCGGGTGAAATCCTGACGATCGGCACCCGTGGAGGTGTCAAGAAGGTGGTTCGAACGGCCAACGGGTACGCCGTGGACATGGGTCCCTGGGAGTTCATCTTCCCTGACGAGGCAACGAGCAAGGCGATGGACGCCCTGGTCAGCGCCGACGGCCTCGAAGTGGCCCGTCCCGGCCTCTCAGTCAGCATGGGCAACCCGCACACGGTTGTTGCCTTGGCTGAACTCAGCGAGCTCTCGGCTACACAGCTGTTCAAAGCACCCGTGGTCGATCCCAAACCGGCCAATGGCACGAATGTTGAATTCGTCGTCCCCGCCGAACCGCTGGTGGAGGACGGAGTGGGAACCATCACCATGCGCGTGCATGAGCGCGGCGTGGGGGAGACCCAATCCTGCGGCACCGGAGCCTGTGCAGCGGCAGTGGCGATCCGCCACTGGGCGGGCAGCACCGCTCCCAACGATTGGCATGTAAACGTGCCTGGCGGCGTCGTCGATGTGAAATTCTTCCCCGGCGCAGGCGGCCGCGAGCACGTAGAGCTCAGTGGCCCTGCCGTCATTGTGGCTAGCGGGACGCTTTCCTGA
- a CDS encoding class I SAM-dependent methyltransferase translates to MESAHYFTAQPAGPFTRKPLTVELAGATRHLQTSSGIFSPDGIDKGTAILLSDVPPPSPRGNLLDIGCGWGPIALTLGLKAANARVYAVDVNERCVVLTNENAAALGLDNVTASLPQEVDPAVEFDTIWSNPPIRIGKDELHSLLLTWLPRLAPGGNAWLVVQKNLGSDSLQRWLAAELDESFTVSRESTSKSFRILRVRKASR, encoded by the coding sequence ATGGAGTCTGCACACTATTTCACCGCCCAACCGGCTGGACCGTTCACCCGCAAGCCGCTCACGGTGGAGCTCGCCGGTGCTACGCGCCACCTGCAGACCTCCTCAGGAATCTTCAGTCCCGACGGTATCGACAAGGGTACGGCGATCCTCCTGTCGGATGTCCCGCCCCCGTCGCCCCGTGGCAACCTTTTGGACATCGGCTGCGGTTGGGGTCCTATTGCCCTGACGCTCGGGCTGAAGGCAGCCAATGCCCGTGTCTACGCCGTGGATGTCAACGAGCGCTGCGTGGTGCTGACCAACGAGAATGCGGCCGCACTGGGCCTGGACAACGTAACGGCAAGCTTGCCGCAGGAGGTGGACCCCGCCGTCGAGTTCGACACTATCTGGTCCAATCCCCCGATCCGCATCGGCAAGGACGAGCTGCACTCCCTGCTGCTCACCTGGCTGCCCCGGCTCGCTCCCGGCGGGAACGCGTGGCTGGTGGTTCAAAAGAACCTGGGTTCGGACTCCCTGCAGCGTTGGCTGGCAGCTGAATTGGACGAGTCGTTCACGGTGTCCCGTGAGAGCACCTCCAAGTCCTTTAGGATCCTTCGCGTCAGGAAAGCGTCCCGCTAG
- the hflX gene encoding GTPase HflX, producing the protein MTTQNHSGSDSDAQDMSPEQIQAVIDRILSKDVPAHASDDNDANGVFGKAQAISTLDQEHSIFDGDQEDLAERRALRRTAGLSTELEDVTEVEYRQLRLERVVLAGLWTEGTLADAENSLRELAALAETAGSEVLDGLVQRRTKPDPGTFLGSGKAQELKDIVAATGADTVVVDTELAPSQRRGLEDIVKVKVVDRTTLILDIFAQHAKSREGKAQVELAQLEYLLPRLRGWGESMSRQAGGQVGGAGAGMGSRGPGETKIELDRRRIRTRMAKLRREIAAMKPARETKRANRRRNAVPSVAIAGYTNAGKSSLLNRLTDAGVLVENALFATLDPTVRKAQTPDGIGYTLADTVGFVRSLPTQLVEAFRSTLEEVADADLILHVVDASHPDPEGQIAAVRAVFSEVDARKVPEIIVLNKVDVADPFVVERLKQKEPRHAVVSTRTGEGIAELLEDISQSIPRPGVRLELLIPYDRGELISKLHSSDSEILSIDHEEHGTRIVVMVREGLAAELESFVSNG; encoded by the coding sequence ATGACCACCCAGAATCATTCCGGATCCGATTCCGACGCCCAGGACATGAGTCCTGAACAAATCCAGGCCGTCATCGACCGGATTCTTTCCAAGGATGTCCCCGCGCACGCATCCGACGACAACGACGCCAATGGCGTGTTCGGCAAGGCACAGGCCATTTCAACCCTGGACCAAGAGCACAGCATTTTCGACGGCGACCAGGAAGACCTCGCCGAACGCCGCGCCCTGCGCCGTACCGCAGGACTGTCCACCGAACTCGAAGACGTCACCGAAGTTGAATACCGGCAGCTGCGCCTTGAGCGCGTCGTCCTGGCCGGCCTTTGGACAGAAGGCACGTTGGCCGACGCGGAGAACTCCCTGCGTGAACTGGCGGCCCTGGCAGAAACCGCAGGCTCGGAAGTCCTCGACGGTCTGGTTCAACGCCGCACGAAGCCTGACCCCGGAACGTTCCTCGGCTCCGGCAAGGCACAGGAACTCAAAGACATCGTCGCCGCCACGGGTGCCGATACCGTCGTCGTAGACACCGAACTGGCCCCGTCCCAGCGACGCGGGCTGGAGGACATTGTCAAGGTCAAGGTCGTCGACCGGACCACGCTCATCCTGGACATCTTCGCCCAGCACGCCAAGAGTCGCGAAGGCAAGGCCCAGGTGGAGCTCGCCCAGTTGGAATACCTGCTTCCACGCCTTCGTGGTTGGGGTGAATCCATGTCCCGACAGGCCGGTGGCCAGGTCGGTGGTGCCGGTGCCGGCATGGGCTCACGTGGTCCCGGTGAAACGAAAATCGAACTGGACCGTCGCCGAATCCGTACGCGCATGGCCAAACTGCGGCGTGAGATCGCCGCGATGAAGCCGGCCCGCGAGACCAAACGTGCCAACCGCCGTCGTAATGCTGTTCCGTCCGTCGCGATCGCCGGGTACACCAACGCCGGTAAGTCCTCGTTGTTGAACCGCCTGACCGACGCCGGTGTCCTGGTGGAGAACGCCCTGTTCGCCACGTTGGATCCGACCGTCCGCAAAGCGCAAACCCCCGACGGCATCGGCTACACCTTGGCCGACACCGTGGGTTTCGTGCGTTCCCTGCCCACCCAACTGGTAGAGGCCTTCCGGTCGACACTGGAGGAAGTGGCTGACGCGGACCTCATTCTTCATGTCGTGGACGCTTCACACCCGGACCCCGAGGGGCAGATCGCCGCAGTGCGCGCTGTCTTTTCCGAGGTGGATGCACGCAAGGTTCCCGAAATCATCGTCCTGAACAAGGTTGATGTGGCAGACCCCTTCGTGGTTGAGCGCCTCAAGCAGAAAGAACCCCGTCACGCCGTGGTTTCCACCCGTACGGGCGAGGGAATCGCTGAACTGCTGGAGGACATCAGCCAGTCCATTCCGCGCCCGGGTGTGCGGCTTGAGCTGCTGATTCCCTACGATCGCGGCGAGCTGATCAGCAAGCTGCACAGCTCCGATTCGGAAATCCTAAGCATTGACCACGAGGAACACGGCACACGCATCGTGGTCATGGTCCGTGAAGGACTGGCAGCCGAACTGGAGTCATTCGTCAGCAATGGTTGA
- a CDS encoding ATP-dependent DNA helicase yields the protein MVEKVAADAVESVGEKTTLELLDRAVAGMGGQSRAGQHEMAKHVTRAIENGEHLLVQAGTGTGKSLAYLIPLIAHSMDSDKPTLVSTATLALQTQIVGRDLPRLLETINPALERPVNVALVKGRANYVCLQKLEGGFPSEEPSEGQLFSLGEDTSVPHFAASMGGPQSQLGKEVVRLREWAEKTATGDRDELMPGVTDRAWRQVSVTSMECLGAQKCPLAEECFSELARARAAEADVVVTNHAMLAVSAFEGLAVLPEYDVVVVDEAHELQDRVTGAVSGQLSVAMVHAAASSARKHTAITVDALNAAADRLDMAIAGVPNGLLPNGLNDEQLDCLDQLRDATRAALSDSKTDSSNAADGGRQLARSRLMLILELCERMLAAKENREVVWFSRNSTFDPQQGYSQPDETAPALINIAPLSVAGRLREGLFADHTVVLTSATLAIGSAFEPAAGGLGLIGDGAPSWTGIDVGSPFDYPKQGVLYVAKHLPKPGRGTSPEALDELEDLIRASGGGALCLFSSRRASEEAAEAMRLRLDVDILCQGESTMAALVKQFADEPDTCLFGTMSLWQGVDVPGGSCRLVVIDRIPFPRPDDPLMTARSRAVAQSGGNGFMAVSATHAATRLAQGAGRLIRSTGDKGVVAVLDSRLSTERYGGFLRAALPPFWATTDRSVVRGVLERLGSARKA from the coding sequence ATGGTTGAGAAGGTGGCGGCGGACGCCGTCGAGTCGGTGGGGGAGAAGACCACCCTCGAACTGTTGGACCGGGCTGTGGCCGGCATGGGCGGGCAAAGCCGTGCCGGCCAGCACGAAATGGCCAAGCACGTAACCCGGGCCATCGAAAACGGGGAGCATCTGCTGGTCCAGGCGGGAACGGGAACAGGTAAGTCTCTGGCTTACCTGATTCCGTTGATCGCACATTCCATGGACAGCGACAAACCGACGCTCGTGTCCACCGCCACCTTGGCTCTCCAGACCCAGATTGTCGGCAGGGACCTGCCGCGGTTGCTGGAGACCATCAACCCCGCACTCGAGCGGCCGGTCAACGTGGCGCTCGTGAAGGGCCGTGCCAACTACGTCTGCCTGCAGAAGCTCGAGGGTGGCTTTCCCAGTGAAGAGCCGTCGGAAGGCCAACTGTTCTCCCTGGGCGAGGACACCAGTGTTCCGCACTTCGCGGCGTCCATGGGAGGACCGCAATCACAGCTTGGCAAGGAAGTAGTCCGCCTTCGTGAATGGGCTGAGAAGACTGCCACGGGCGACCGCGATGAACTGATGCCCGGCGTCACGGACCGGGCCTGGCGACAGGTGTCTGTGACGTCCATGGAGTGCCTGGGGGCCCAGAAATGCCCACTCGCGGAGGAGTGCTTCAGCGAGCTGGCCCGGGCCCGGGCCGCTGAGGCCGACGTCGTTGTCACCAACCACGCCATGCTTGCCGTCAGCGCCTTCGAGGGCTTGGCCGTCCTGCCTGAATACGATGTCGTGGTGGTTGACGAAGCCCACGAACTGCAGGACCGCGTGACCGGTGCGGTGTCAGGGCAGTTGTCAGTGGCCATGGTCCATGCGGCTGCCTCCAGTGCACGGAAACACACGGCCATTACGGTCGATGCCCTCAACGCAGCTGCCGATCGCCTTGATATGGCCATCGCCGGGGTCCCGAACGGCCTGTTGCCCAACGGACTGAACGACGAACAGCTCGACTGCCTGGACCAACTGCGCGATGCCACACGTGCTGCTCTGTCCGATTCGAAGACAGATTCCTCGAATGCCGCAGACGGCGGCAGGCAGCTGGCGCGGTCCCGGCTCATGCTCATCCTCGAGCTGTGCGAGCGGATGCTCGCGGCCAAGGAGAACCGGGAAGTAGTTTGGTTTTCCCGTAACAGCACCTTTGATCCCCAACAGGGATACTCGCAGCCTGACGAGACCGCGCCGGCGCTGATCAACATCGCCCCGCTGAGCGTCGCCGGCCGGTTGCGCGAAGGCTTGTTCGCCGACCACACGGTGGTGCTGACTTCGGCCACGCTGGCCATTGGCTCGGCTTTTGAACCCGCCGCCGGGGGTCTTGGCCTGATTGGTGACGGCGCCCCCAGCTGGACAGGTATCGACGTCGGTTCGCCGTTCGATTACCCCAAGCAAGGGGTGCTGTACGTAGCGAAGCATCTTCCCAAACCCGGCCGCGGAACATCCCCTGAGGCCCTGGATGAGCTGGAAGACCTGATCCGGGCATCGGGCGGTGGAGCGCTGTGCCTGTTCTCATCACGGCGGGCATCCGAAGAGGCAGCAGAAGCCATGCGGCTGCGCCTTGATGTGGACATCCTCTGCCAGGGCGAGTCCACCATGGCGGCCCTGGTCAAGCAGTTCGCCGATGAGCCGGACACATGCCTCTTCGGAACCATGTCCCTGTGGCAGGGAGTGGACGTGCCAGGCGGTTCATGCCGCCTGGTGGTCATCGACCGGATTCCGTTCCCGCGGCCCGATGACCCCCTCATGACTGCCCGCTCCCGTGCGGTGGCGCAGTCCGGCGGCAACGGATTCATGGCGGTTTCGGCCACCCACGCTGCCACCCGGCTGGCGCAGGGCGCGGGGCGCCTGATCCGTTCAACGGGGGACAAGGGGGTAGTGGCCGTCCTGGATTCACGGCTCTCGACAGAACGCTATGGAGGGTTCCTGCGGGCCGCTCTGCCGCCCTTCTGGGCCACGACGGACCGTTCGGTGGTACGCGGCGTCCTGGAGCGCCTGGGATCCGCCCGGAAGGCCTGA
- the lexA gene encoding transcriptional repressor LexA: MAAKATGGGAPLRSQQPQKTPKSLTVRQKKILETIQRSVNDNGYPPSMREIGDTVGLASLSSVTHQLSQLEKLGYLRRDPKRPRAMEVLMPLTLDGGPIPGVEAPATLRSAGGMAVTELASASDTAMVPLVGRIAAGGPILADQTVEDVLPLPRQLVGHGELFMLKVAGDSMIDAAICDGDWVVVRRQNDAINGDIVAALLDDEATVKTFRQRDGHTWLLPQNTQYEPILGDQATIMGKVVSVLRSI, encoded by the coding sequence ATGGCAGCAAAAGCCACAGGCGGCGGGGCACCCCTGCGAAGCCAACAGCCCCAAAAGACTCCCAAGAGCCTGACCGTACGTCAGAAGAAGATCCTGGAGACCATCCAGCGCTCAGTCAATGACAACGGCTATCCGCCCAGCATGCGCGAAATTGGGGACACCGTGGGACTGGCCAGCCTGTCCAGCGTGACTCACCAACTGTCACAGCTGGAAAAACTTGGCTACCTCCGCAGGGACCCCAAACGACCCCGCGCCATGGAGGTGCTGATGCCCCTGACCCTCGACGGCGGCCCGATCCCGGGCGTCGAGGCTCCGGCAACGCTGCGAAGCGCCGGCGGGATGGCCGTCACCGAACTGGCAAGCGCCAGCGACACCGCCATGGTTCCGCTGGTCGGCCGCATTGCAGCAGGTGGGCCGATCCTAGCCGACCAGACCGTTGAGGACGTGCTCCCGCTGCCCAGGCAGCTCGTGGGACACGGTGAGCTCTTCATGCTCAAGGTCGCCGGAGACTCCATGATCGATGCCGCCATCTGCGACGGTGACTGGGTGGTTGTCCGCCGTCAGAACGACGCCATCAACGGCGACATCGTGGCGGCGCTGCTCGATGATGAAGCCACCGTGAAAACGTTCCGTCAGCGGGACGGACACACCTGGCTGCTGCCCCAGAACACCCAGTACGAACCCATCCTCGGCGACCAGGCAACCATCATGGGCAAGGTCGTGTCCGTACTTCGCTCCATCTAG
- a CDS encoding LysM peptidoglycan-binding domain-containing protein, with amino-acid sequence MSAITSFADFRTAPAPARLRLTRRGRMVFFGIPAMLLVAALLSLAGVITSPAKASDSQVQLQPPVAVSVTVQPGQSLWGIAGAAAPERDPREVIAEIIQLNDLRGGRILPGQQLFVPAH; translated from the coding sequence ATGTCCGCAATCACTTCGTTCGCTGATTTCCGTACCGCACCGGCGCCCGCACGTCTTCGCCTCACCCGCCGGGGCCGCATGGTCTTCTTCGGAATCCCTGCCATGCTCCTGGTGGCTGCGCTCCTTAGCCTCGCCGGGGTTATCACCTCGCCAGCCAAGGCATCGGACTCCCAGGTGCAGTTGCAGCCGCCCGTTGCAGTGTCCGTGACAGTGCAGCCCGGCCAGTCGCTGTGGGGTATTGCCGGTGCTGCCGCTCCGGAGCGGGACCCACGCGAAGTCATTGCCGAAATCATCCAGCTGAACGACCTCCGCGGTGGCCGGATCCTGCCGGGGCAGCAGTTGTTCGTACCGGCCCACTGA
- a CDS encoding histidinol-phosphate transaminase, which produces MSEQLERLDRLPLRTNLRGLSPYGAPQLDVPVLLNVNENTHGVPADVQAAITEAVAAAATGLNRYPDREFTDLRVALAEYLGHGLSADNIWAANGSNEVLQQILQAFGGPGRKALGFPPTYSMYPLLASGTDTEYVRGVRADDYGLDAQSAAQQVRETEANIVFLCSPNNPTGTGLTLDVVEAVYEAGEASQAIVIVDEAYHEFAHDNTPSALTLLPGRERLIVSRTMSKAFALAGARLGYMAAAPEVTDAIRLVRLPYHLSAITQATALAALTHREALMADVEDIKVQRDRIVTELIRMGLKPAASDSNYVFFGGLEDPHTIWQGLLDAGVLIRDVGIPGHLRVTAGTEPETTAFLEALEALLGGAVSQRV; this is translated from the coding sequence GTGAGTGAGCAGCTTGAGCGACTTGACCGACTTCCCCTCCGGACCAACCTGCGTGGATTGAGCCCCTACGGCGCACCGCAGCTCGATGTCCCCGTACTGCTCAATGTCAACGAAAACACCCATGGGGTCCCTGCCGATGTGCAGGCGGCCATTACAGAGGCAGTAGCAGCCGCCGCCACTGGCTTGAACCGCTACCCCGACCGCGAGTTCACCGACCTTCGGGTAGCCCTGGCGGAGTATCTCGGCCACGGCCTTTCTGCGGACAACATCTGGGCTGCCAACGGCTCCAACGAAGTCCTGCAACAAATTCTCCAGGCATTCGGCGGCCCGGGGCGCAAAGCCCTTGGTTTCCCTCCCACGTACTCCATGTACCCGCTGCTCGCCAGCGGAACGGACACTGAGTACGTCCGTGGCGTTCGTGCCGACGACTACGGACTGGATGCGCAGTCGGCAGCCCAACAGGTCCGTGAGACCGAGGCCAACATCGTCTTCCTGTGCTCGCCGAACAATCCAACGGGCACAGGTTTGACCCTGGATGTGGTTGAGGCTGTGTACGAAGCCGGCGAAGCAAGCCAGGCCATCGTGATCGTGGATGAGGCCTACCACGAGTTCGCCCACGACAACACTCCCAGTGCCCTGACCCTCCTGCCCGGGCGCGAGCGTTTGATCGTCTCCCGCACCATGAGCAAGGCGTTCGCCTTGGCTGGAGCACGGCTTGGCTACATGGCTGCGGCCCCGGAGGTGACAGACGCGATCCGGCTGGTACGACTCCCGTACCACCTCTCGGCCATCACCCAGGCCACCGCCCTCGCGGCGTTGACGCACCGCGAAGCCCTTATGGCCGACGTCGAAGACATCAAGGTCCAGCGGGATCGCATCGTGACCGAACTTATCCGCATGGGACTCAAGCCCGCGGCGTCGGACTCCAACTACGTCTTTTTCGGCGGGCTGGAGGATCCCCACACGATTTGGCAGGGCCTGCTCGATGCCGGCGTGCTGATCCGCGATGTCGGCATCCCCGGGCACTTGCGCGTCACGGCCGGAACCGAGCCGGAAACCACTGCCTTCCTGGAGGCGCTGGAAGCCCTCCTGGGCGGCGCGGTTTCCCAGCGCGTCTAA
- the hisB gene encoding imidazoleglycerol-phosphate dehydratase HisB — MSETGATPSAARTARMERTTSESSVLVEINLDGSGISDISTSVPFYDHMLTALCKHSLIDMTVKATGDTHIDAHHTVEDVAITFGEVLRTALGNKAGIRRFGEATVPLDEALAHAVVDVSGRPYLVHGGEPAGQEYHLIGGHFTGSLTRHVFEAITLHAGICLHMNVIAGRDPHHIVEAQFKAFARALRAAVESDPRVEGIPSTKGAL, encoded by the coding sequence ATGAGCGAAACCGGCGCTACGCCGTCCGCTGCCCGCACTGCCCGCATGGAGCGCACCACCAGCGAGTCCTCCGTGCTAGTGGAAATCAACCTGGATGGCTCCGGCATTTCGGACATCAGCACCTCAGTACCCTTCTACGACCACATGCTGACCGCCCTGTGCAAGCACTCGCTGATCGACATGACCGTCAAGGCTACCGGTGACACCCACATCGATGCCCACCACACCGTGGAAGACGTCGCTATTACCTTTGGCGAGGTCCTGCGTACGGCTTTGGGCAACAAGGCCGGCATCCGTCGCTTCGGCGAAGCCACCGTGCCGCTGGATGAGGCCTTGGCGCACGCCGTCGTGGATGTTTCCGGCCGCCCCTACCTGGTCCACGGCGGTGAGCCCGCCGGGCAGGAGTACCACCTCATCGGCGGGCACTTCACAGGTTCACTGACACGGCACGTTTTCGAGGCGATTACTTTGCACGCTGGGATTTGCCTGCACATGAACGTTATCGCGGGCCGCGATCCGCACCACATTGTCGAAGCCCAGTTCAAGGCGTTCGCGCGTGCACTCCGCGCGGCTGTTGAGTCCGATCCCCGTGTTGAGGGTATCCCGTCCACCAAGGGGGCCCTGTGA